In Salvia miltiorrhiza cultivar Shanhuang (shh) chromosome 4, IMPLAD_Smil_shh, whole genome shotgun sequence, the DNA window GATTAGTCATGCTTTTAATTATATTTCGCTCTGATTTTTGTATAATCTTCGAAGAAATCCTATTTTGGTGTTGGGATTAATAGTCTTTGGACTAACTTTGTCCTTATTTTTCTTTGAGGGGTCAACACTATCAAGATGGGACTGCAGCCTTGTGTGTTGCTCTTTTGAAACACCTTGTGCTGTTTACAAGGGTCAGGCGTAGGGGTGTATATGCCAGCCCTGTTCGGGTTTAGCTCAGCGCAATGGCTGACTTCCAGCTCGGCTTGGGTCTCCTCATGAAGCAGGTTTTCAGCCCTCACCCCATCTTGGGGTCAACACTTCGGCACCTCTCGGAACCAGATTTTTCAGCCTTGCTCGGGGCTTCTTGGGGCGCATTTCCAGCTCTATCGAATCTCTTCGCGAATTCAGATCGGGTTGCTCTGAAGGGTATTTTtcagctctgaccgggctgctctgaaggGTATTTTTCAGCTGTGATCGGGCTGCTCTGAAGGGTATTTTtcagctctgaccgggctgctctgaaggGTATTTTTCAGCTCTGATCGGGCTGCTCTGAAGGGTATTTTtcagctctgaccgggctgctcttaAGGGTATTTTTCAGCTCTGATCGGGCTGCTCTGAAGGGTATTTTtcagctctgaccgggctgctctgaaggGTATTTTTCAGCTGTGACAAGGCTGCTCTGAAGGGTATTTTtcagctctgaccgggctgctctgaaggGTATTTTTCAGCTCTGACCGGGATGCTCTGGGCGAATATTTTCAGCTCTGCATGAGACATTTTGCTACAACAAGACAGACCAGATAACCGGGCTATATACTCTTGGATTTCTCGGTGCATCATTTTCAGCATTGATCGGGACTTTCTGACAGCCCTGCTCGGGTCTTCACTTACAAGAAGATATTCAGCTCTGTACATCGAGgaagggtgttctcttaaccgtaagccacgaaagttaggcgggtccctctgaccgtctatgctccgtatagggtgttctcttaaccgtaagccacgaaagttaggcGGGTCCCTCTGACCGTCTATGTTCCGTACAGGGTGTTCtctcaaccgtaagccacgaaagttaggcGGGTCCATCTGACCGTTTATGcttcgtgcagggtgttcttttaaccgtaagccacgaaagttaggcgggtccttttgaccgtctatgctccgtgcagggtgttctcttaaccgtaagccacgaaagttaggcgggtccctctgaccgtctatgctccgtatagggtgttctcttaaccgtaagccacgaaagttaggcGGGTCCCTCTGACCGTCTATGTTCCGTACAGGGTGTTCtctcaaccgtaagccacgaaagttaggcGGGTCCATCTGACCGTTTATGcttcgtgcagggtgttcttttaaccgtaagccacgaaagttaggcgggtccttttgaccgtctatgctccgtgcagggtgttctcttaaccgtaagccacgaaagttaggtGGGTCCCTCTGACTGTCTATGCTCCGTACAGGGTGTTCTTTTAaccataagccacgaaagttaggcgggtccctctgaccgtctatgctccatgcagggtgttcttttaatcgtaagTCGCGAAAGTTAGCTGGGTCCCTATGACCagctatgctccgcgcagagtattCCAGCCAGCACGAGGGAAGAGTCAGAGAAATGCATATGAAGGAAGAGTCAGAGCAACAAAAGGAAAAGTCAAAGGCTGAAGTATTTTGAATTTGCTATGTTGCTAAGTGAAGATATCTCGTCTTAAGCGAGTGAGAAGTTAAAATATCAAGGCTGACAATCAAAGGtcacaaaacaacaaaaaaatcgTCAAAAACACTCATTTATTGTTGACCAGGGGGGagtagttgatgaggagtaaactCTGCATCAATGTTGTGCTTAGCAATACCAGACACAGCTCTGCCGAAGAGcagagagcagagcagaccacaGCTCTGCtgaagagcagagcagagcaaaccACAGCTCTGCcgaggagcagagcagagcggacCCAGCCATGCCGAGGAGTAGAGCAGAGCATACCACATCTCTGCcgaggagcagagcagagcagaccacaGCTCTGCcgaggagcagagcagagcagacctcagctctgccgaggagcagagcagagcagaccacaGCTCTGCTgaggagcagagcagagcagaccacaGCTCTGCCGAGGAGCAGAGCAGACCACAGCTCTGCCGAGGAGCAGAGTAGAGCAGACCACAACTCTGTcgaggagcagagcagagctactcgccgccagagcagagcagaccacaGCTCTGCcgaggagcagagcagagctacccaGCCCTGCCATAGACAGAGACAACATGACAGAGTAGAGCTATCCaccctgccagagcagagctacccgctgccagagcagagctacccgcCGCCAGAGCCAGAGCAATCCGcccctgccagagcagagctacccgccgccagagcagagctaccccgccctgccagagcagagctaccccgccttgccagagcagagctgaccgccCAGCCAGAGCTACCAGAGACAACCTTGCCAGAGCTAACTTTACCACCGAGTTGGGCTCCATTTCTCTGTTTCGTGAGCTTTAGGGTTAGGCCCAATTAGTCatatataaatagaaggtttagcATAAGCATTAGGGGGATCAATTCATTCTAGCActtcacttgtaatatgtaaacactctcaatatagtgaaaccaacgaagaactcccgtggatgtaggtcttgacgaccgaaccacgtaaatccatgtgccgtttattgctttctttgaCGACCGAATCACGTAAATCCATGTGctgtttattgctttctagtttaggtgttgattTGATGCTTTATCATTTGCTTTTTGTACCACTACAcccttttttctttcatttatttaccatcaattgccactaatggacccaccatacaacaacttatttcatttttatattctactttattacactttattactagtggacccaccacacaacacctttaacactttagtcaactacctttatcactttagtcaactgcccttatatttcactcacaaccatTTTATCAgctttattaaaacctgtgccgaACAGTAAATGGGGCAATACTTtgtggacggagtgagtatattATTGTGAAGTTTATTGGCAAGTCTGCACAAAACAAAAGAGAATTTCCAATCATATTTAAATTTCTATAACCAGTGATTTTATGTTCTGTGATATCAACAAATTATGTCTGGGAAATGGAGTGACAATGTGACATTGAGGAATTTTCTtcattagagagagagaaaaagagagttGCATGTTCAGGCATATATAGAATTATGTAATTCAATTTGGGTTTGATAATTCTAAAATCACATGTTAGGACAATAATTCTAAAATCACACGATCACATCACATGTTAGGACAATAATAGAATTAATTGTTTAAACTTATGTGTTAAAATCGTTGTTTATGAGCGAATTtgtctataattattatttgaatttatttgaatttatttaattttttattgaaaaaacaGGATTTAgcgggaaaaaaaaatcattgggCAGGTTTGGCCGATCGCCCGGTGGCCCGGTCGAGGCTGGACTGGGCTTGGAATTGGCAGCCCGGTCGATTTCGGCCAGACCCGGCCCGGCCTGGTAAATCTCGAAAACCCGTTGGGTTGGGCCGGGCCGGGTTGGCCCGCCCAATTTGCCagctataattaataattataattaattgtagtgtgagtggagaaaatggGCCCACCACGTGAGAGAAgcattctaaaaataaaaatggactaatttttgtggacatcctaaaatgacaaaaattgattattttttgtgaatggATGAAGTATAACTTTTATTGTAATTGGAACACACTTTTTCAAAGAACGTATGTTTCAACAGTAAAATGACTTCTCTTTAATACTAGTACACATCAAACAAACTTTATTGTTAAAATTAAAGATGTTGTCGTTTATTCGTTTTCTTATTGTTAAATATGGCCGGTGTGTGTTTGATGAGGAGTTATATATGCGGAACAGAGGAATGTCTTTACCAGGGGAATCACGTGGAGCAGCGAGatagctctcgccagaggaatcatcctcgccagaggaatcgccagaaacgcggggaaatctcccgcgtgaaggtgattttactattatgcccccgaccacgcaaggcgcatgctccagcgttgattttactattttaccctccacatgtaatctataaatagtggCATACGTGCTCCTTTGTGGGGGATGCTATCTTTCACTATCAAGCCGCAACTTTACGATCGGATCGGATCAATTCATTCTCATCACTTGTAAGCTGTGAAATACTCTCTCAattatagtggaaaacccccaaaaaaccaccgtggatgtaggtcttctcgaccgaaccacgtaaatcttgtctcctttattgctttctagtttaggtgttggtttcatgctttaccaactggcgccgtctgtgggaaaaatgGGCTAGGACGTGAGTTTTGTTCGCCGGCGCATGCAGATCCGAAATATCTAGCCGATAATCCAGTTACCCAAGTGAATTCGAGCCCATAATCGTGTTTTCCGGGCTGATCTACCCATAAACCTTTGAGTTCTGCGTTTAATTGTATTTTTTGTGCGTGGGGAAAGGTGGTGGAAGTCGCGAATTGGGGGATCTGTGTTTAATTCATGCATGATCGGGATAATTGTGTGCGATTGCAGTGTTTCTTCGTAGAATTGGTGTTTTCCTTACGGATCTAACGAATTGCATCGGTAAATTGTTGGTTGACACTCTGTTATTGCTATCCTGGGTGTTTCGCTGCTGATTTACGGTTATTTTTCGTATAAGGGTGACAATTATCGGCATTTTTCATGTTTTCTCGTATAATCTTCGTTTTCTACCGTATCTAATGCGTTTTGCTAACAATCTGTTGATTGATGTGTTGTTCCTGCTGATTGTGGGTTTCATGGTCCTCTTAGTGCATAATCGTGATAAGTATGGGTTGTGATTTTCGTGTTTCCCCGCATAATCCTCATTTTCTACCATGCCTAACGTATTTCGCTAACGAATCTTTTGGTTGTTACTGTGTTTGTATCTGTCTTCGAGTTTCTTCTTAATGTGGCTCTGCTGATAACTTGTTTCTTCCGCTGGATCCTAATACGAATTCAAGGGGGCAATCTCTATCATTCGTGCTATGTTAGTTCgatctatgccctgggtttatttcccagtgtatAGAGACATTTTGAGGGGGAATTCATAACGACCTTCGCGCCGGTGCTCTGGTTTTCTTATCTTGGGAATTTCGATCATTAAAGGAGGATCGACTCATTTATTATCTGGATTTTTCTCACATCGTTTATGTGCAGGTACTATGGGTTCTTCAGACGCTCACCGCACGttggagaaggagtttgactccgctgctctcaccactgaggtgcctacctcacTCTTTAACGGCTTGCAGGGCAGCCCCGCCTTTACCACGCCGCCGGGTTTTCATGCTATCTCGGCCACTCCGCTGGCCGGGCAGAATGGCAActtccagagatctgctctggtgacaccgGGTTCAGACATGCCAGGCTTGGCTCCCACGTCTGGTGGAGGGCAGCTCAACTTTGGGTTGACGGAGCAGATGATGGCCCTGCTCCATTATTCGGCCGTGCGTCAAGCACTGGGGAATCCTCTGCTGACCACCGTCCCCGCTGCCGCTCCCCTGGTAGGAGCGATCAATCCACAGGGCACTGAAACCCCACCCcccgctgctctggaggcaaACAATCCGATAACCAACAAACAGGTGGTGATGCCTGGGGAAATGCAGAAGCTCCCCGCTGAGAGGGCACTGGAGAGAAGGCCAGAGGGGAGTCGAGTCAGGCTCAATAGCATTGTCACGAAGGAGGGGGTTgatgagtctgatagtcaatccatCTCTCCCATGTTCGAGGAAGAAAGGCCGAGGGAGAATACCAGGCTGAAAAACCAAGTGTCGCAACTAAAACATCAGCTCAAGGATCTAGAGAActcactgagggagaaatcccagAGGGACGACAGAGGGCAggggtcagagaaatcaaacagGGCAGAGAAGTTGTATCGGTCAGAGAGATCCCGCCGTGCAGGGAAATCACATTATACAGAGAAGTCAGAGGGACGGGAtctggagtattcctctggcaggccaggATACAAGGGTCATAAGCGCCACCACGCTCACGACTCCCCGAAGGAAAGACGGGAACATGGGAGGTACAAGGAGGACAAAAGGGCCAAGACGTCAAGGTTCCACCCCATCAAcaaccgtagtcctttctcCAACGACATCCTGGCGGATATTCTGCCCAGAAGCTACAAACCTATTTCTCTGGATTACGATGGTACCACTGacccggaggtacacctcaaccgGTTTGAGGGATTGGTTACTTTGCAtatgtacactgagggcatcaagtgtCGGATTTTCTCCACCACACTGACTGGACCCGCCCAGCTATGGTTTGGGACACTCGCCCCCAATTCCATCCGTTCATTTGAAGAATTGCAAATACGTTTTCTGACGTAGTTCGCAAGCTCACGAAGAGTGGGGAAGTCAGCTCTTTCCTTAATGGACATCAAGCAGGATCAGAACGAAACACTACGGGAGTATACTGCCCGGTtcaatctcgctgctctggaagtGCCAGAGGCGGAATCCCAAATCAAGAATTGTGCTTATGTCAGAGGGCTAAAGCCGGGGCTCTTCTTTGATGAGCTTCAAATCAGACCGGCTAGGGACTTTGACGATATCATGTCTAGACTACCAGGGTATTTACAGCTGGAGGATGCCAGGATGGCAAGAAAAGCCGAAGACAACAAACATAAGACCCCTTGCAAAGGGTTACCCCCGAGGGTACCTCCTCCCCAAGCAGAGGGACCACCTCGCCAGCAACGCACTGTGAATGAAGTTACTCGTTTCGACGAGTACACCCCTTTGAACAAGACACCGGAGGAGATCTTCCATCTAATCAAGAATCAACCGTTTTTCAAGGCGCCTGGGACTTACCGAGATGGGCAGCCCCAACAGGGACCTAACAACAAACTATGCGAGTATCACAATGCCTATGGGCATTTTACCAAACATTGCGGGCATCTGAAGTATCAGTTGGAGTTTTTGGTGCGGGCAGGTAACTTGCATCAATTTATAGTCCGAAGGAACGAAACCCAGGCACAGAGGCCACAACAGAGGAATGTTACTTAGATGACACGACAATTTGTAGACCGAATACTTTTTTTCCctacaggggttttaacgaggttcggggccatgatatcaataaaatcggatacgtggttctagggaattctcTGGTGTCGACTCATTTACTTTATGCTATTTctttacaaatatatacttcacttaacatgttcatgcagagcattgcacatgcgaccagaggggggagtagggtgtacacCCATAACTCACAAATTACTACTTGGCAAGCCAAAAGGGGAAACAAATTAAACAATTGCttcttagcaagtcaagggaaaaataaGCAACCAGGGACAACGCTCGAACAAAAGgaagagcagagggatcatgccgCCACCAgactgccaccagagcagaggaatcatgctcccaccagagcagaggaatcatgttgccaccagagcagagggttacacttaaccgtaagccacgaaagttggttgcaccccccgggtcttccatgctccgtgtagggtattatttttgttcaaccgtaagccacgaaagttggttgcacccctcgggtcttccatgctccgtgcagggtattatttctgttcaaccgtaagccacgaaagttggttgcaccccccgggtcttccatgctccgtgcagggtattatttctgttcaaccgtaagccacgaaagttggctgcaccccccgggtcttccatgctccgtgcagggtattatTTTTGTTCAACCGTaggccacgaaagttggttgcaccccccgggtcttccatgctccgtgcagggtattacttctgttcaaccgtaagccacgaaagttggttgcaccccccgggtcttccatgctccgtgcagggtattatttctgttcaaccgtaagccacgaaagttggttgcaccccccgggtcttccatgctccgtgcagggtattacttctgttcaaccgtaagccacgaaagttggttgcaccccccaggtcttccatgctccgtgcagggtattacttatgttcaaccgtaagccacgaaagttggttgcaccctgaTACGACGCGCGCGCCCGTCGCCCAGCGCGCGgtatcaaaaataattttgtgtaTGCCCCAGacagacagtacacgctcctattgctcgcaaccaaagaacagtCTTAGCAGCCAGTATAGggatcccacggagagtgaggaactactttactcttcgagtgcacaaattgagttgtcacggtctcaacctgtttatctgcacaagtaaacttaaacaaagatcaaatataacaaagggtaaggtttacggttaggtcataactgttgtcaatatttatttcggtcataggcatactgatgatccgtccatgatccatatagactcaaggcgtggcccaaagacattggggcgtttcaagaggctatacttcacatttaggatggttgatcccattgtgatCACTTGGTctgaaggtcacacattccccggtcacaaggcagtgcttcacttctccttagatggtagtcatacccgttactcaccaagtatggccctcatcaaccttctctcccgaggtccccaactctgcactttgagtgacacatgcctcctggacacaaccatttccggctttgtcagccgaccagtcatagacatgctacggcgccgagattgctttcctcgtttgataaccatggcttgatgcctcgtcacagttgatggatagtctctagagaagcccaagactgaggaaggacagtgtatcccatcaatcctttccccaccttccggatctacaacgccttttgttgacgctgctcagctactcggtcgtgggtataccggttgtcacgccctggtatgccCTAGCCTTTGCTTAACAcgaacagcgttttaccgaacggagatcacccgttaggcccctactgcccatggtttcgaacagatcctttcggaaccacgagactcagccgaaagaacaaatgcctcacgaatgtttacatattgacaacaatcatttccaccccttaaacctcaccaagggaactactcacacataaatgcaaaataaaataaacacatgaatgaaaggaaatttgaaatacttgatataaaaatacctaaggcaacaaccttggctttgttcgtcacaacggaattgaaatacgaaaagcaactaaattgtttggtgcgaaaaatataaaagaactaaaagtaaattgttttcttggtgaactaacaaaagtctaagtctagaagagcaCTAAAAACTGATGTGTAAGTGTAAAAATTCGTGCATTCCCCTCAAACTACTAAAACTCTAAAAACTGCTGTCAAACTCCTCTAACTGCCctctgccagccacacatgctgaagtttatatagcaattcggtaaaccctagccggcagaccaaatctggcagattatttccttccatatttagcttgatctttgctttgatttgatagataatggatctccagcggatttggggttgattccacattattccagatccttccattgctagaattcgccagaatcttccatgcaatctcctccacacgtctttccatatatagctccagctgctgactgctgttgacgagaatggtcatactagcttctttcttcggttggcctcataccaggtggtacacttcgaacgttcccgcgcctcgaatggttctgaggggtacttcgtcgagctctcttcctggttcatgtatagctcatctgtgctgactgcgactgttgttatggccttaccaactgcttccttcggttagccttacaccaggtggtacacttcggagattcccacacctcgaatggttctgaggtgtacttcgccgagct includes these proteins:
- the LOC131023055 gene encoding uncharacterized protein LOC131023055, with product MDIKQDQNETLREYTARFNLAALEVPEAESQIKNCAYVRGLKPGLFFDELQIRPARDFDDIMSRLPGYLQLEDARMARKAEDNKHKTPCKGLPPRVPPPQAEGPPRQQRTVNEVTRFDEYTPLNKTPEEIFHLIKNQPFFKAPGTYRDGQPQQGPNNKLCEYHNAYGHFTKHCGHLKYQLEFLVRAGNLHQFIVRRNETQAQRPQQRNVT